A single genomic interval of Buteo buteo chromosome 20, bButBut1.hap1.1, whole genome shotgun sequence harbors:
- the ZNF622 gene encoding cytoplasmic 60S subunit biogenesis factor ZNF622: MATYTCITCRVAFKDADIQRAHYKTDWHRYNLKRKVADMPPVTAENFQERVLAQRAVAEEQNKITATYCTVCSKRFSTFNAYENHLKSKKHLELEKKAVQAVSKKVKILNEKNLEKGLALESVNKDEMNAAIQQAIRAQPSSSPKKTPLPPGNASSSPVSTGSASLSQSRERWEKPPRVQWFEQQAKKLAKQQAEEEEDMEEDWEDMDSDEDIGSEEEMESVGEEEEEQTEAESTSAVGAIPVTDCLFCPHHSRSLTKNVAHMTKVHSFFIPDIEYLVDLRGLIKYLGEKVGVGKICIWCNEKGKSFYSTEAVQAHMNDKSHCKLFTDGDAALEFADFYDFRSSYPDHKDGEDAEVPGERPAERELDYDDDTMELILPSGARVGHRSLMRYYKQRFGPSRTVAVAKNKKAVGRVLQQYRALGWTNQTGTVFAQQRDMQYLQRMKSKWMLKTGMSNNATKQMHFRVQVRF, encoded by the exons ATGGCAACCTATACTTGTATCACCTGCCGTGTGGCTTTCAAGGATGCTGACATTCAGCGTGCCCATTACAAAACTGACTGGCACAGATACAACCTGAAGCGTAAGGTTGCTGACATGCCTCCTGTGACTGCTGAGAATTTCCAAGAGAGAGTCCTAGCACAGAGAGCAGTAGCAGAGGAGCAGAACAAAATCACTGCCACTTACTGCACAGTTTGCAGCAAGAGATTCTCCACCTTCAATGCCTACGAGAATCACTTGAAGTCCAAGAAGCACCTGGAGTTGGAGAAGAAAGCTGTTCAAGCTGTCAGCAAGAAggtgaaaatattaaatgaaaagaacCTGGAAAAGGGACTGGCCCTGGAGAGTGTAAACAAAGATGAAATGAACGCAGCTATTCAGCAAGCCATCAGAGCTCAGCCATCTTCATCTCCAAAGAAGACACCTTTACCTCCTGGTAATGCAAGTAGCTCTCCAGTTTCTACAGGAAGCGCCAGCTTATCACAGAGCAGAGAACGATGGGAAAAACCTCCACGGGTACAGTGGTTTGAACAGCAAGCAAAGAAGCTGGCCAAACaacaagcagaggaagaagaggataTGGAAGAAG ACTGGGAAGATATGGATTCTGATGAAGACATCGGCTCTGAAGAAGAGATGGAAAgtgtgggagaagaggaggaggagcagacGGAAGCTGAAAGCACTTCTGCTGTTGGGGCCATACCAGTCACGGACTGCTTGTTCTGTCCCCACCATTCAAGATCTCTCACGAAAAATGTGGCCCATATGACAAAAGTTCACAGTTTCTTCATTCCAGACATAGAGTACCTTGTGGATCTCAGAGGACTAATCAAGTACCTGG GAGAGAAGGTTGGTGTTGGGAAAATCTGCATCTGGtgcaatgaaaaaggaaaatccttcTACTCTACAGAAGCAGTACAGGCTCACATGAATGATAAAAGTCACTGCAAACTCTTCACAGATGGAGATGCTGCCCTGGAATTTGCAGACTTCTATGATTTTAG GAGTAGTTACCCTGATCACAAGGATGGGGAAGATGCAGAGGTGCCTGGAGAGCGCCCAGCAGAGAGAGAGTTAGATTATGATGATGACACCATGGAGCTGATCCTTCCTTCAG GTGCAAGAGTGGGTCATCGTTCTTTAATGAGATACTACAAGCAACGGTTTGGTCCGTCAAGAACAGTGGCTGTTGcgaaaaataagaaagcagtGGGGCGGGTGTTGCAGCAGTACAGAGCTTTGGGCTGGACAAATCAAACAG GGACAGTCTTTGCTCAGCAGCGCGATATGCAGTACCTGCAGAGGATGAAGTCAAAGTGGATGCTCAAGACAGGAATGAGTAACAATGCTACAAAGCAGATGCATTTCCGGGTGCAAGTCAGATTCTGA